One part of the Halobacteria archaeon AArc-dxtr1 genome encodes these proteins:
- a CDS encoding metal-dependent hydrolase encodes MWPWGHLGVAYLLYTAYTHRQFGRAPLALPALALAVGSQAPDLIDKPLAWTIGVLPGGRTLGHSLLFAVVFLPACYALAKRYDRPDVGVAFAIGHLSHLAADVPPSALTGDLSGTEFLLWPLLEAPSEEPVDGLFDAIFTYYAMGPYEVVQLGLFVLGALVWVRDGMPGLALVRSLPGRIQEARAENP; translated from the coding sequence ATGTGGCCCTGGGGACACCTCGGCGTAGCGTACCTGCTGTACACCGCCTACACGCACCGCCAGTTCGGTCGGGCGCCGTTGGCGCTGCCGGCGCTCGCACTCGCGGTCGGTTCGCAGGCACCGGATCTGATCGACAAGCCCCTCGCGTGGACGATCGGCGTCCTTCCCGGTGGGCGGACGCTCGGACACTCGCTGCTGTTCGCCGTCGTATTTCTCCCCGCGTGTTACGCGCTCGCAAAACGGTACGACCGTCCCGACGTCGGCGTCGCCTTCGCGATCGGACACCTCTCGCACCTCGCCGCTGACGTCCCGCCGTCGGCACTCACAGGAGATCTCTCGGGCACCGAGTTCCTCCTCTGGCCGCTGCTCGAGGCGCCGTCGGAAGAGCCAGTGGATGGCCTCTTCGACGCGATCTTTACCTACTACGCGATGGGGCCGTACGAGGTGGTCCAGCTGGGGCTGTTCGTCCTCGGCGCGCTCGTCTGGGTCCGCGACGGGATGCCCGGACTGGCGCTGGTGCGATCGCTTCCGGGCCGGATTCAAGAGGCGCGAGCGGAGAACCCGTAG